One window from the genome of Nicotiana sylvestris chromosome 9, ASM39365v2, whole genome shotgun sequence encodes:
- the LOC138878375 gene encoding uncharacterized protein: MESQNEENPVGSSSSTFPIESESQLPMQVDEVVDETGKRKLISDAWNHFTPVMINRVRFGVYYICNRCRKKPSNLDNEGNSGGDGSQQHYFDQDVSRRELAHAIILHEYPLSIVDHVGFRKFVASL, translated from the exons ATGGAATCTCAAAATGAAGAGAATCCGGTTGGTTCATCTTCTAGTACTTTTCCTATAGAGAGTGAGAGTCAATTGCCTATGCAAGTCGATGAAGTTGTTGATGAAACTGGGAAAAGAAAACTTATTTCTGACGCATGGAATCATTTTACACCGGTGATGATTAATCGAGTTCGTTTTGGTGTTT ATTATATCTGTAATCGATGTCGCAAAAAGCCAAGTAACTTAGACAATGAGGGTAATTCAGGGGGTGATGGTAGCCAACAACACTATTTTGATCAAGATGTTTCACGCAGAGAACTTGCTCATGCTATCATTTTGCACGAGTATCCATTGTCCATTGTTGATCATGTAGGATTTAGGAAGTTTGTTGCTAGTCTCTAA